The Trypanosoma brucei brucei TREU927 chromosome 2, complete sequence genome has a window encoding:
- a CDS encoding mitochondrial processing peptidase alpha subunit, putative (similar to Mitochondrial processing peptidase alpha subunit, mitochondrialprecursor (EC 3.4.24.64) (Alpha-MPP). (Swiss-Prot:P11914) [Saccharomyces cerevisiae;]), with amino-acid sequence MLRHCIPRLGIAKTVIKDNYSLSTLTNGLRVLTCDDGNGVTGMGLFMLNGAKFESPDNAGAAAVFEALPLRDNQIYTSREISQALSGLGNAFKVTNNKEALSVILMLPRYHQRDGLELLNAMCLHPTRNEEEFRIAKEKTHERTLLYDRDATSVCFELVHEAGWNGKGLGHSLNPKKEELDKLTLEKFTAFHSACTRPERTVLAATGVADHKSFAEEVEKLLRFNNADVAVQAMPQLQPGYYPYTGGSRLVHRTEAPESVNKFQEKSLSHVALFFQGVPINHPDYYNISVIQTLLGGGTSFSSGGPGKGMQTKLFREVLNREGFLHGLECITAWYSDGGLFGLYGTAPHQAVVSLLNVMIYQAASICQRVSPTHLEMAKNQLRSQLILLGEGREQLLSDMGFNLVVHNHIITATETMEGTRNITLDDLKRVCADMIKKPLTFTVYGDTTKMPSHESLEETVRKTYEKLN; translated from the coding sequence ATGCTGCGTCATTGTATTCCACGTTTAGGCATAGCCAAAACAGTCATAAAAGACAATTATTCACTTTCAACACTCACCAATGGTTTGCGTGTGCTCACATGCGATGATGGTAATGGAGTCACGGGTATGGGACTCTTTATGCTGAATGGTGCCAAGTTTGAAAGTCCTGACAACGCTGGTGCTGCTGCGGTGTTTGAAGCCCTTCCGCTACGTGATAATCAAATTTATACTAGCCGTGAGATCAGCCAAGCATTGAGTGGCCTCGGTAACGCTTTTAAGGTGACGAATAATAAAGAAGCTCTCTCCGTTATTCTCATGCTGCCGCGATACCACCAGCGTGATGGGTTGGAGCTTCTTAACGCCATGTGCCTCCACCCCACGCGAAATGAGGAGGAGTTTCGCATtgcaaaggagaaaacacaCGAGCGAACATTGTTATATGATCGTGACGCTACCAGTGTATGTTTTGAGCTTGTCCATGAAGCGGGATGGAACGGTAAAGGTCTGGGACATTCCCTCAatccaaaaaaggaagaactcGACAAACTTACGTTGGAGAAATTTACGGCATTCCACAGCGCCTGCACACGTCCAGAGCGTACCGTACTAGCCGCGACGGGAGTGGCCGATCACAAGTCGTTTGCTGAAGAGGTGGAGAAGTTGTTGCGGTTCAACAATGCAGACGTAGCGGTGCAGGCAATGCCGCAGCTGCAACCCGGTTACTACCCCTATACGGGTGGCAGTCGTTTGGTCCACCGCACGGAGGCTCCAGAAAGCGTGAATAAGTTTCAAGAGAAGAGTTTGAGTCATGTGGCTCTCTTCTTTCAGGGCGTACCAATCAACCACCCGGATTATTACAACATAAGTGTGATTCAAACACTTCTTGGCGGGGGCACATCGTTTAGCTCCGGTGGTCCTGGTAAAGGGATGCAGACAAAGTTGTTCCGTGAGGTGCTTAATAGGGAAGGTTTCTTACATGGGCTAGAATGCATCACTGCGTGGTATAGTGACGGCGGATTGTTTGGGCTTTATGGTACTGCCCCCCATCAGGCCGTTGTATCGCTTCTTAACGTAATGATATATCAAGCGGCGTCTATTTGCCAACGGGTTAGTCCCACGCATTTAGAAATGGCGAAGAATCAACTCCGCTCGCAGCTCATATTGCTAGGTGAGGGGAGAGAACAACTCCTCTCTGATATGGGTTTCAACTTGGTTGTGCACAATCACATAATAACAGCCACGGAAACAATGGAAGGAACACGCAACATAACATTGGATGACTTGAAACGTGTTTGCGCTGATATGATAAAAAAGCCACTCACATTCACTGTGTATGGCGACACGACGAAGATGCCATCACATGAGTCCTTGGAAGAAACCGTTCGCAAAACTTATGAGAAACTAAACTGA
- a CDS encoding enoyl-CoA hydratase/Enoyl-CoA isomerase/3-hydroxyacyl-CoA dehydrogenase, putative → MRRLETISSHVGFRRFCHLQRRGDAVVLILHHELLNALTVDMRAALLHFFNEADNDSSVKCIIIAGEGGAFSCGIDINDFAASLVDTTKENGVRIPSLPSLTTRIEQSDKVVIAATSGITYSGGLELALAAHYRVASPTSVFCMPEVKLGIVPCGGATQRLPRLIGVRAALDIISTGRKVSAKEALRLGLIDHLTSSPHEERRDQDVNGVSAQGPFCCTDPNGNLESAIEAALRLSARWTKPRRISCDATKLGIMLYNSILFRRVGSEITKKAPKEVSAPLQCLQAIRAATNSASFKEGLAEETRIFKQTLHSPEAHAMQHLLRSSYTVLSDTLPTLPVRAGTGLQQQRLRKLAVVGCGVVGIGIVIMALRAGSQVVLLGEDDNECEYALHVIKSELPNDALGYNISADCVNMYLNNLKVLPYHGDLQTVLQDVDVMAECIVGDLDTKRQVFTMLTDLCPPHCVLATCCSSLELREFVKVSRRPEKVVGMYFAPPVHNVPFLEVTRGYRTDHTTLQRAIHVGRLFHKATILTRDVGFSIISRIFFAILYQALSMLEQGAFPVDIDRAMRHFGFRLGIFAMEDLAGLQVVSQILNSLRVREGCSGVRSPCPPTDVFTIHRRLVEMGHFGQKTGRGWYTYEEGDLFSSLAAWRQRLIGSASNSTKNTYGVWSKGGASLMRRPYQDRDVELLILDVCREKKIMRRDISRKEMIERILFAAVNEAAMLLREEAVSSSSAIDIATTFGHGFPAWRGGLCYYADKFGLPNVVHRMRIYNKTFGDALFPLPCEELRQMASSQQTFRSTWP, encoded by the coding sequence ATGCGTCGCTTGGAAACCATATCAAGCCACGTTGGTTTCCGTCGCTTTTGCCATCTGCAGCGCCGTGGTGATGCGGTGGTTCTCATATTGCACCATGAGCTGCTGAACGCGCTAACGGTAGACATGCGGGCCGCGCTTCTACACTTTTTCAACGAGGCCGATAATGATAGCTCTGTGAAGTGTATTATAATCGCCGGTGAGGGTGGAGCATTTTCTTGTGGTATCGATATTAATGATTTTGCTGCCTCCTTGGTTGACACCACCAAAGAAAACGGGGTAAGGATCCCCAGCTTGCCGTCACTTACTACCAGAATAGAACAAAGTGACAAGGTAGTTATTGCGGCAACAAGCGGGATCACATATTCAGGCGGCTTGGAGTTGGCACTCGCAGCCCACTATAGGGTTGCTTCCCCCACTTCCGTGTTTTGTATGCCGGAGGTTAAGTTGGGTATTGTGCCGTGTGGTGGAGCGACGCAGCGACTGCCGCGGCTGATTGGTGTGCGTGCAGCTCTCGACATTATCAGCACTGGAAGGAAGGTGAGTGCAAAGGAGGCATTGCGTCTAGGTCTTATTGATCATCTCACGTCATCACCCCATGAAGAGAGGCGAGATCAAGATGTGAATGGAGTAAGTGCACAGGGGCCGTTCTGTTGTACCGATCCGAATGGAAATTTGGAAAGTGCCATCGAGGCAGCCCTGCGGTTGTCCGCGCGGTGGACCAAACCGCGACGCATTTCTTGTGATGCGACGAAGCTGGGCATTATGCTCTACAATTCTATTTTATTCCGGCGCGTGGGAAGTGAGATAACGAAGAAGGCCCCCAAAGAGGTTAGCGCCCCGCTACAGTGCCTGCAGGCAATCCGGGCGGCCACCAACTCTGCATCCTTTAAGGAAGGTCTTGCAGAGGAGACGAGAATATTTAAGCAAACACTACATTCACCTGAGGCACATGCAATGCAGCATTTACTCCGCTCATCCTACACTGTGCTTAGTGACACACTCCCAACACTGCCAGTGAGAGCTGGAACGGGActacagcagcagcggctccGCAAGTTGGCTGTTGTCGGGTGCGGTGTTGTTGGCATTGGCATCGTCATTATGGCACTGCGTGCTGGTTCGCAGGTGGTACTCTTGGGTGAAGACGACAATGAGTGCGAATATGCGCTTCATGTCATAAAGTCAGAACTGCCGAACGATGCCTTGGGTTACAATATTAGCGCGGATTGTGTAAATATGTACCTTAATAATTTGAAAGTTTTGCCGTATCATGGCGACCTTCAGACAGTGCTTCAAGATGTAGATGTCATGGCGGAGTGTATTGTTGGTGATTTGGACACTAAACGGCAGGTGTTCACCATGTTGACTGATTTGTGTCCCCCCCATTGTGTGTTGGCAACTTGTTGTTCCTCGCTCGAACTCAGGGAGTTCGTGAAGGTTTCACGAAGGCCAGAAAAGGTTGTTGGAATGTACTTTGCTCCCCCTGTGCATAATGTACCGTTCCTTGAAGTTACACGGGGGTACCGAACAGATCACACAACACTACAGCGGGCCATTCATGTTGGAAGATTATTTCACAAAGCGACGATCCTTACCAGGGACGTTGGCTTCAGTATTATTTCTCGAATATTCTTTGCGATTCTTTATCAGGCGCTCTCCATGTTAGAGCAAGGTGCATTTCCTGTTGATATCGACCGCGCGATGAGGCATTTCGGTTTCCGGTTAGGCATATTTGCGATGGAGGATCTTGCAGGACTTCAAGTAGTGTCCCAGATACTTAACTCTCTTAGGGTTCGAGAGGGATGTAGCGGTGTTCGCTCTCCCTGTCCACCCACTGATGTTTTCACCATTCACCGCCGGTTGGTGGAGATGGGCCATTTTGGACAAAAGACAGGGCGGGGTTGGTACACATATGAGGAAGGGGATTTGTTTTCGTCTTTGGCTGCATGGCGACAGCGGTTGATTGGCTCAGCATCAAATAGCACGAAGAACACGTATGGGGTTTGGTCCAAAGGAGGAGCCTCGCTTATGCGTCGGCCTTATCAGGATCGTGATGTTGAGTTATTGATTCTCGATGTGTGTCGTGAGAAAAAGATAATGCGCCGTGATATAAGTCGGAAAGAGATGATTGAACGCATTCTCTTTGCCGCTGTGAATGAGGCAGCCATGCTTTTGCGTGAGGAGGCGGTTAGTAGTTCATCTGCCATTGATATCGCGACAACTTTTGGACACGGTTTCCCTGCTTGGAGGGGTGGACTGTGTTATTACGCGGACAAATTCGGTCTTCCGAATGTTGTGCATCGCATGCGAATTTACAACAAAACCTTTGGTGATGCCTTGTTTCCACTCCCTTGCGAGGAACTGCGTCAAATGGCGTCATCTCAACAGACATTTCGTTCCACGTGGCCGTAA
- a CDS encoding protein kinase, putative, translating to MSPSKGEHLKLSAGDLIDNRFEVLEEVGCGNFSKVYYCFGTPKAGGVRRQPVAVKVVKKEYKNDAYFEQEMLQILSQKKNGRASVCQMLEFFEWKGYPVFVMKIYGPSLRERRLGYANGVVTREKVVQVAHSLLETCRFIHIDCRMVHTDLKPENILLENITTSKSSIGDNWVVCDFGSSSLWRMDHLDSDLITTRPYRAPEVVLGNPWYHPADMWSVGCIIFELAIGRRLFDVRDDLTHLQLMERCLGPLPDLFRRRSKNSRSFFDQNGNFLRDCDDVILGRMRSRTLAELLPGDTELCDLIASMLVYDPESRATAEEALKHRIFKQPFILSNSTASNKRSNTPARGGNPIKKLATPRATSSIRVKAIVGSGNAKEAQNGQPAVRIPVCDKVTPTSSHNKSIDGDGATDTKWSRPIENVNRNFCEPAHAPGLPALEQPTSTRHPSLSTVCGKSVTDSKHISQQPMEVETAYDRKPFETSVAMLQSSKSNTSSVVISSVPSFTKEGERKKGRNGPVATLRSGTDCDQSSPQNTLVELLPTTPSAEAGSQPGMTSSPGRQADVSCGSNPSPVIAHPTKTIPTKEKECVRESHKELSISRDLECVPPSKRTTYGKETVGALHEYQLGTGAGTDVNAEASPTSTEGALTTFGKTPTDAAEAYERLASSTPSTMKGKESSKRKQREPVSMRSPSKPGHVSATVFDTGRMVTEAPFPPHCSTVVEPRGDSSTNKGVPAPFLLSGEAYFVAFPHVGGPVVHTSNETILPNIAKDQRHHLAPFTPRQQQQRRYEPKTLRSPPPASVGQPTLQRINTVYATTSGNKMFPNEMYGRGDAGRPSNRQSSTPTTTQGRSSTVSASEVGRNSRQNSTSLSESCKNLYQLSRLQAVPAFKAKDHPSPPQQVAYVTGKRRIVNSNSQVSVSVSAQGSTGSSAKAPRKSVGAKEMPGDTHGNRQSITGSRDVRRRVVSSYSTVNEGNIRRKGTSAQQDNMDERVNLITGNIADFIGISSARGKTKPSMEGGSNYHPAHIPYPPSSEAHGKRK from the coding sequence ATGTCACCCTCGAAGGGTGAACATCTGAAGCTAAGCGCCGGCGATTTGATTGACAACCGCTTTGAGGTTTTGGAGGAGGTTGGATGTGGAAACTTCTCCAAGGTGTATTACTGCTTCGGTACGCCAAAGGCTGGTGGAGTCAGACGACAGCCGGTTGCGGTGAAAGTTGTTAAGAAGGAATACAAGAACGATGCGTATTTTGAACAGGAAATGTTGCAGATACTATCTCAGAAAAAGAATGGTAGAGCTTCGGTATGCCAGATGTTAGAGTTTTTTGAGTGGAAGGGCTACCCAGTGTTTGTGATGAAGATATATGGCCCCTCGCTGCGAGAGCGACGCCTCGGCTACGCTAACGGTGTTGTAACACGGGAAAAGGTAGTGCAGGTTGCACACTCTCTTCTGGAGACATGTCGGTTTATACATATTGACTGCCGAATGGTGCATACTGATTTAAAACCGGAAAATATCCTTCTCGAGAACATAACAACCTCAAAGAGTAGTATTGGTGATAACTGGGTGGTGTGTGATTTTGGAAGCTCATCCCTCTGGCGAATGGATCATCTCGATTCAGACCTCATCACAACCCGTCCATATCGTGCTCCAGAGGTTGTGCTTGGGAACCCGTGGTATCATCCTGCAGATATGTGGAGCGTTGGGTGTATCATCTTTGAATTGGCAATAGGTCGACGTCTGTTCGATGTTCGTGATGATCTTACACATCTGCAGCTCATGGAAAGGTGCCTTGGTCCCCTTCCTGACTTGTTCAGGCGTAGGTCCAAGAATTCACGATCTTTCTTTGATCAAAACGGAAATTTCCTTCGTGATTGCGACGACGTTATTTTGGGGAGGATGCGCAGCAGAACCTTGGCTGAGTTACTTCCCGGTGATACCGAGTTGTGCGACCTCATTGCATCGATGCTCGTGTATGATCCAGAGAGTCGTGCTACCGCAGAAGAGGCGCTGAAGCACCGTATATTCAAGCAACCCTTCATCCTGTCAAACTCGACTGCCTCCAACAAGAGATCTAATACCCCGGCAAGGGGCGGCAACCCCATTAAAAAGCTTGCCACGCCGCGTGCGACGTCGAGTATTAGAGTAAAGGCTATAGTTGGGTCCGGGAATGCGAAGGAAGCCCAAAACGGACAGCCGGCGGTACGGATTCCTGTATGTGACAAAGTCACACCAACCTCTAGTCACAACAAGAGTATCGATGGTGACGGCGCAACCGATACCAAATGGAGTCGTCCTATCGAAAACGTTAATAGAAATTTTTGTGAGCCGGCACACGCACCGGGGCTTCCAGCCTTGGAACAGCCTACTTCCACGCGACACCCATCATTGTCCACTGTGTGTGGTAAATCCGTCACGGATTCTAAACACATCTCGCAGCAACCTATGGAAGTAGAAACCGCTTACGATCGCAAACCCTTTGAAACATCCGTGgcgatgttgcaatcatccaAGTCAAACACATCATCGGTAGTCATCTCTTCTGTGCCGTCATTTACCAAAGAGGGAGAGCGAAAAAAGGGACGAAACGGCCCCGTGGCCACGCTGAGAAGCGGCACGGACTGCGACCAGTCATCGCCACAAAATACCCTCGTGGAGCTGCTACCAACAACACCGAGTGCGGAGGCCGGGTCACAGCCGGGGATGACTTCATCTCCAGGACGACAAGCGGATGTTTCATGTGGCTCTAACCCTTCCCCCGTTATCGCGCATCCGACAAAGACGATAcccacaaaggaaaaggagtgCGTGCGGGAAAGCCATAAGGAGCTGTCGATTTCCCGCGACCTCGAGTGCGTTCCGCCCAGCAAACGCACAACATACGGCAAAGAGACCGTTGGGGCTCTCCATGAATACCAACTGGGCACAGGAGCGGGGACGGACGTAAATGCGGAGGCATCACCAACGTCAACTGAAGGAGCTTTAACCACATTTGGAAAAACTCCGACTGATGCTGCCGAGGCATACGAGCGCTTGGCATCCTCGACCCCATCCACcatgaagggaaaggagagcaGTAAACGGAAGCAAAGGGAACCCGTCAGCATGCGCTCGCCTAGTAAACCTGGCCACGTGTCAGCCACTGTTTTTGACACCGGTCGAATGGTGACGGAAGCTCCATTTCCCCCCCATTGTTCAACAGTAGTGGAGCCGCGTGGTGACTCTTCTACCAACAAGGGGGTTCCGGCACCTTTTTTACTCTCTGGGGAGGCGTATTTCGTTGCCTTTCCTCATGTTGGCGGCCCTGTTGTGCACACAAGTAATGAAACCATACTTCCCAACATTGCGAAGGACCAGCGTCACCACCTTGCCCCGTTCACCCcgagacaacaacaacaacgccgATATGAGCCAAAGACGCTTCGTTCACCCCCTCCTGCATCAGTCGGCCAACCAACTCTCCAAAGAATTAACACGGTGTACGCTACCACAAGCGGTAACAAAATGTTCCCCAATGAAATGTACGGCCGGGGTGATGCGGGGCGGCCTTCCAACCGGCAGAGTAGCACACCGACGACGACTCAAGGAAGAAGTTCTACGGTTTCTGCTTCAGAGGTGGGTCGAAACTCTCGGCAGAACTCCACCAGTCTTTCCGAAAGTTGCAAAAACCTTTACCAGCTATCTCGGTTACAGGCAGTGCCGGCCTTCAAAGCAAAGGACCATCCATCACCACCTCAGCAAGTGGCGTACGTGACGGGGAAGCGCCGGATAGTAAATTCCAATAGTCAAGTGTCAGTGTCAGTGTCGGCTCAAGGAAGCACTGGGAGTTCAGCAAAGGCTCCACGCAAATCAGTGGGAGCAAAAGAAATGCCGGGTGATACACATGGCAATAGGCAGAGCATCACTGGATCCCGTGATGTAAGGCGTAGAGTGGTATCGAGTTATTCAACAGTTAATGAGGGAAACATACGTAGAAAGGGTACAAGCGCGCAGCAGGACAATATGGACGAGAGAGTGAACCTCATCACGGGCAATATCGCTGACTTTATTGGCATTTCATCCGCACGTGGCAAGACAAAACCATCGATGGAAGGGGGATCCAATTATCACCCTGCGCATATTCCATATCCCCCATCTTCTGAAGCgcatggaaaaagaaagtaa
- a CDS encoding glycosomal phosphoenolpyruvate carboxykinase (identical to PIR:S48663: phosphoenolpyruvate carboxykinase (ATP) (EC 4.1.1.49) - Trypanosoma brucei; identical to SP:P13735: Phosphoenolpyruvate carboxykinase [ATP], glycosomal (EC 4.1.1.49) (Glycosomal protein P60). {Trypanosoma brucei brucei}), which yields MAPIIHKNLTAPELVEWALKLEKDSQLTARGALSVRSYAKTGRSPRDKRIVNTTDVTDNVDWGSVNMKLTEESFEKLKTIAKDYFATCKHLFVMDCFAGHDERYRLKVRVYTTRPYHALFMRNMLIVPTLEELQSFGEPDYVIYNAGEAKADPTVPGVTSTTSVALNFKTREQVILGTEYAGEMKKGILTVMFELMPRMGHLCMHASANVGKSGDVTVFFGLSGTGKTTLSADPRRNLIGDDEHVWTDRGVFNIEGGCYAKAIGLNPETEKDIYEAVRFGAVAENCTLDRRTHEIDFNDESICKNTRVAYPLMHIDGALSKAVAGHPKNIIFLTNDAFGVMPPVARLTSAQAMFWFVMGYTANVPGVEAGSARVARPIFSSCFGGPFLVRHATHYGQQLAEKMEKHNSRVWLLNTGYAGGRADRGAKRMPLRVTRAIIDAIHDGTLDQADYEVYPGWGLHIPKRVANVPASLLNPRKAWTDLKQFNETTKELVTMFQKSFQDRFASRASEEMKGAVPRYVEASRL from the coding sequence ATGGCTCCTATAATTCACAAGAATCTCACCGCCCCCGAGTTGGTGGAGTGGGCTCTTAAGCTTGAAAAGGACTCCCAACTGACGGCTCGTGGCGCCCTGAGCGTACGCTCATACGCAAAGACTGGCCGCTCTCCTCGCGACAAGCGTATTGTAAACACCACTGACGTTACTGACAATGTGGACTGGGGCAGCGTAAACATGAAGCTGACCGAAGAATCATttgagaaactgaagacaaTCGCAAAGGATTACTTCGCCACCTGCAAACACCTGTTCGTCATGGACTGCTTTGCCGGCCACGATGAACGGTACCGCCTGAAGGTGCGCGTGTACACGACCCGCCCTTACCACGCACTTTTCATGCGCAACATGCTAATTGTGCCTACGTTAGAGGAGCTGCAGAGTTTTGGTGAACCGGACTATGTCATCTACAACGCCGGAGAGGCAAAGGCTGATCCGACGGTCCCCGGTGTTACCTCAACAACGTCAGTGGCCCTGAACTTTAAGACCCGCGAACAGGTCATTCTTGGGACAGAGTACGCTGGTGAAATGAAGAAGGGTATTCTGACTGTGATGTTTGAATTGATGCCACGCATGGGACACTTATGCATGCATGCAAGCGCTAACGTGGGTAAGAGCGGTGACGTGACGGTCTTCTTTGGACTCAGCGGAACCGGCAAAACGACTCTCTCTGCGGACCCGCGCCGCAACCTCATTGGCGATGACGAGCATGTGTGGACGGACCGTGGTGTGTTTAACATTGAAGGCGGGTGCTATGCTAAGGCGATTGGTTTGAACCCCGAAACCGAGAAGGATATTTATGAGGCTGTGCGCTTTGGCGCTGTTGCCGAGAATTGTACTCTTGACAGGAGAACCCATGAAATTGACTTTAATGATGAATCTATCTGCAAAAACACCCGCGTTGCCTACCCTCTCATGCACATCGACGGTGCGCTTTCGAAGGCTGTTGCGGGCCACCCGAAGAACATCATTTTCTTGACGAACGATGCCTTTGGCGTGATGCCTCCCGTGGCACGCCTAACGAGTGCTCAAGCTATGTTCTGGTTCGTGATGGGCTACACGGCTAACGTCCCTGGTGTGGAAGCAGGAAGCGCTCGCGTCGCTCGCCCCATTTTTTCCTCGTGCTTCGGTGGGCCATTCCTTGTTCGTCATGCCACTCATTATGGCCAGCAACTGGCTGAGAAGATGGAAAAGCACAATAGCCGCGTTTGGCTGCTGAACACGGGTTATGCAGGCGGCCGTGCTGACCGCGGGGCTAAGCGCATGCCTTTGCGCGTCACCCGTGCCATCATTGATGCTATTCATGACGGTACACTTGACCAGGCGGATTATGAAGTGTATCCCGGATGGGGCCTTCACATTCCTAAGAGGGTTGCGAACGTGCCCGCAAGCCTGTTGAACCCCCGCAAAGCTTGGACGGACCTGAAGCAGTTCAACGAGACGACGAAAGAACTTGTCACCATGTTCCAGAAGAGCTTCCAAGACCGCTTTGCATCGAGGGCGTCCGAGGAAATGAAGGGCGCCGTTCCCCGCTATGTTGAGGCTTCGCGTCTTTAA